Proteins co-encoded in one Rubrobacter aplysinae genomic window:
- a CDS encoding sugar transferase has translation MRRALKRLLGGVAYRRPLSVMALAALDALALALGVYLAAYLSGSGGVGETLPVLLALGIAIFAAHGLYDRAQRRRNPGALVAAVLWWAGILTVGTVIYPGAGYTLGEVLTAAGCALVAGAGLRLVYEQGIEWIYRRGLGLVPTIVVGEEPERARVRRMLELSPGAYFTAEELAVEIQGNGGHGLSVPRLRQALDRTGARHVILAGAERIPDEDLLEALRSVRLRGIRMRVAPGAVGLMSSRPVLSDNTGLPLLEVVYPELDNTQRALKRALDLTGSLLALVLLSPVILAIAVAIRLDSPGPALFRQKRAGADGEVFLCYKFRSMYADAEARQEELEHRNEADGALFKLKDDPRVTRVGSFLRRWSLDELPQLINVLTGDMSLVGPRPLPLRDFEHMDEPHKRRLAAVPGITGYWQTSGRSDLSFEDMVRLDLYYIENWSLSLDVKLILKTLGTVILRRGAY, from the coding sequence GTGAGACGGGCGCTTAAAAGGTTGCTGGGGGGCGTCGCCTACCGCAGGCCCCTGAGCGTGATGGCGCTCGCGGCGCTGGATGCGCTGGCGCTGGCGCTCGGCGTGTATCTGGCGGCATATCTCTCCGGCTCCGGGGGGGTAGGCGAGACGCTGCCCGTGCTGCTCGCCCTCGGCATAGCCATCTTCGCCGCCCACGGGCTCTACGACCGGGCGCAGAGACGACGCAACCCCGGTGCACTGGTCGCGGCCGTGCTGTGGTGGGCCGGGATACTCACGGTCGGGACCGTGATCTATCCCGGTGCGGGATACACTCTCGGGGAGGTGCTGACCGCCGCCGGCTGCGCGCTGGTGGCGGGCGCGGGGCTCAGGCTCGTGTACGAGCAGGGGATAGAGTGGATCTACCGCCGCGGACTCGGGCTGGTGCCGACCATCGTGGTCGGGGAAGAGCCGGAGAGGGCGCGGGTGCGCCGGATGCTGGAGCTCTCGCCCGGAGCCTACTTTACCGCCGAGGAGCTGGCGGTGGAGATACAAGGCAACGGCGGCCATGGTCTGAGCGTCCCGCGTCTGAGGCAGGCGCTGGACCGTACCGGGGCCCGACACGTGATCCTGGCCGGAGCGGAGCGTATCCCGGACGAGGATCTCCTGGAGGCGCTGCGCTCGGTGAGGCTGCGGGGCATCCGCATGCGGGTCGCCCCCGGGGCCGTCGGCCTGATGAGCAGCCGGCCCGTGCTCTCGGACAACACGGGTCTACCGCTCCTTGAGGTGGTCTACCCCGAGCTGGACAACACCCAGCGGGCGCTCAAGCGCGCGCTCGACCTGACGGGCTCCCTGCTCGCCCTCGTTCTGCTCTCGCCCGTGATCCTCGCCATCGCCGTCGCCATCAGGCTCGACTCGCCCGGTCCTGCGCTTTTCCGGCAGAAGCGGGCCGGGGCCGACGGGGAGGTCTTTCTCTGCTACAAGTTCCGCTCCATGTACGCCGACGCCGAGGCCCGCCAGGAAGAGCTGGAGCACCGGAACGAGGCCGACGGCGCGCTCTTCAAGCTGAAGGATGACCCCCGGGTTACCCGCGTCGGGAGCTTTCTGCGGCGCTGGAGCCTGGACGAGCTGCCACAGCTCATAAACGTCCTGACCGGCGATATGAGCCTGGTCGGCCCGAGGCCCCTGCCCCTGCGCGACTTCGAGCACATGGACGAGCCCCACAAGCGCCGCCTCGCCGCAGTGCCCGGCATCACCGGCTACTGGCAGACCAGCGGCCGCAGCGACCTTTCCTTCGAGGATATGGTCCGCCTCGACCTGTACTACATAGAGAACTGGTCGCTATCTCTGGACGTGAAGCTGATCCTCAAGACCCTCGGAACCGTGATCCTCCGCCGCGGCGCGTACTAG